The following are encoded together in the Mesoterricola sediminis genome:
- a CDS encoding DUF1634 domain-containing protein — MTPADAPPQPVEVFLVRALRAGSILSATLLVLGLGFQVLHRAGPANRLTVAGLLILLGTPVLRVVVAAVVFARQREWLFVGFCTVVLAALALGYKLGAVG, encoded by the coding sequence ATGACCCCCGCCGACGCCCCGCCCCAGCCCGTGGAAGTCTTCCTGGTCCGCGCCCTCCGGGCCGGCTCCATCCTGTCCGCGACCCTGCTCGTCCTGGGCCTGGGCTTCCAGGTGCTGCACCGCGCGGGCCCGGCGAACCGGCTCACGGTGGCCGGCCTCCTGATCCTCCTGGGCACCCCCGTGCTGCGCGTCGTCGTGGCGGCGGTCGTCTTCGCCCGTCAGCGCGAATGGCTCTTCGTGGGCTTCTGCACCGTGGTCCTGGCCGCGCTGGCCCTGGGCTACAAGCTGGGCGCGGTGGGCTAG
- a CDS encoding CHASE domain-containing protein — protein sequence MKLRLRKFPAWMAPAFVAACGAVITFAIWRSARADAIQDGKVQVELEMQDAMGRIRQRMDAYAQILRDGRTLFRFAPMDRAQFRAYVDGVDFDRAFPGIQGVGFAAWIPPGSKAVHEARVRAEGFPDYAIRPDPGAGPATAIVYLEPLTGRNLRAFGYDMYTDPVRRAAMDQAAAQDDIVVSGPVTLVQESGKDLQAGFLMYLPVRRPQDLPSTPRPAADRQQGLLGWIYAPFRMADLLEGTLGPLPEDLAVTLHDGPADGAGSLLFQAGTAPVGATARGRLEVGHRTWTVTAWRREPGVLERLRGREGVVILTGALATLLLATLAWELARARDLAMSRAQAGESMFKSLLDAIPDVVFFKGLDGRYLACNPAFQELEGRTRSEIVGLRDEDLYPPEMAAGFRRDDHRALEGGGPIHIDEVHHYPDGRVLHVDTLKSPVRDANGKVLGVLAVGRDVTEARNLRDELARLSREQQAILDSASVGITHVKDRHFVWTNRRMAGLVGWSSEELEGSSVRRVYPDEAAYEALRAQAYPVILAGGVHKAEVAMVRKDGTPIWVWLCGSLVDPQDPARGSIWTWEDITERKATEHKLSLSEARHRMLFDESPDAYLLMTGGRYTACNPSALSLLGVDRASLLGHSPVDFSPEVQPDGTPSVDLARRHLRRASEVGVIRFDWTHVRPDGTSFIATIALSRLPVPEGNTFLVSMRDETPRIQAERRLTYAMEATGEGIWDWEIRSGRVTHNVRWCRILGLDERFLEHPFDTFSAWIFPDDLPALQDRIQASLDTGAPYLSRHRLRRTDGETVWVLDRGQVVERDAAGAPLRMVGSIAEITDLMNAELAQRRALEEAGRLNSLLQEETQRANAASVAKSEFLANMSHEIRTPLHGVLGMAELLAGTSLSPEQQDYVLAINRSGEALLDLLNDLLDFSKIEAGQLSLASLPFDLEELVFEVAELFRARLRNRRVEVLVDYDPATPARVVGDAGRVRQVLNNLVSNAIKFTEEGHVFIGVERDPDGPFRLTVQDTGIGIPEEKQGRLFQPFVQAESSTARRFGGTGLGLVLVKRILASMGGSVRLESRPGLGTTLFVELPLQADPAAPPEPRMPEDLAGKRILILDDNPLDQKLLARQLEAAGAEPACAASAPEARALLAEALAQGTPFDAVTVDFHLQGREDGSAFAQALREDPRFSPLALALLTGTAVGDGSVRRAGPWFDAYLFKPINRKSLVHALRAALGREPGRPEVVRQSLPDPIRRGAERPVQRLTGRVLLAEDHEVNQAIARKFLEEAGLEVTVARDGLEALAAAERTGFDLVLMDCQMPEMDGFQATRLLREQEALTGRRVPVVAMTANAMAGDRARCLDAGMDDYLTKPITREAMLTAVGRWLKGEAPTPVPDAAGSFPAPDPGLALDAVLFDKVWQVFGRDAVAFREAIVDPFLGRGIALVEDLRRAASEGDGRGLAFAAHALKGSARTIGLTALGTACERLEAAAEAGDPLPVPGLADAATEAFKAARAFLESLGGVEEPR from the coding sequence GTGAAGCTGCGGCTCCGGAAATTCCCGGCCTGGATGGCCCCCGCCTTCGTGGCGGCCTGCGGGGCGGTGATCACCTTCGCCATCTGGCGGTCCGCCCGGGCCGACGCCATCCAGGACGGCAAGGTCCAGGTGGAACTGGAGATGCAGGACGCCATGGGCCGCATCCGCCAGCGCATGGACGCCTACGCCCAGATCCTGCGCGACGGGCGGACCCTCTTCCGGTTCGCGCCCATGGACCGGGCCCAGTTCCGGGCCTACGTGGACGGCGTGGATTTCGACCGCGCCTTCCCCGGGATCCAGGGCGTGGGCTTCGCCGCCTGGATCCCGCCGGGGAGCAAGGCCGTCCACGAAGCCCGGGTGCGGGCCGAGGGGTTCCCCGACTACGCCATCCGGCCCGACCCGGGGGCGGGTCCCGCCACGGCCATCGTCTACCTGGAGCCCCTGACCGGCCGCAACCTGCGGGCCTTCGGCTACGACATGTACACCGACCCCGTGCGCCGCGCCGCCATGGACCAGGCGGCGGCCCAGGACGACATCGTCGTCAGCGGCCCGGTGACCCTCGTCCAGGAATCGGGGAAGGACCTCCAGGCGGGCTTCCTCATGTACCTGCCCGTGCGGCGCCCCCAGGACCTGCCGTCCACGCCCCGCCCGGCCGCGGATCGGCAGCAGGGTCTCCTGGGCTGGATCTACGCGCCCTTCCGCATGGCCGACCTCTTGGAGGGTACCCTGGGGCCCCTGCCGGAGGACCTGGCCGTCACCCTGCACGACGGCCCCGCGGACGGGGCCGGCAGCCTCCTTTTCCAGGCCGGAACCGCCCCGGTGGGGGCCACGGCGCGCGGGCGTCTGGAGGTCGGCCATCGGACCTGGACCGTCACCGCGTGGCGCCGGGAGCCCGGCGTCCTGGAGCGCCTGCGGGGCCGCGAGGGCGTCGTGATCCTGACGGGGGCCCTGGCGACCCTCCTCCTGGCCACCCTCGCCTGGGAGCTGGCCCGGGCCCGCGACCTGGCCATGTCCCGGGCCCAGGCCGGCGAATCCATGTTCAAGAGCCTCCTGGACGCCATCCCGGACGTGGTGTTCTTCAAGGGGCTGGACGGGCGGTACCTGGCCTGCAACCCGGCCTTCCAGGAGCTGGAGGGGCGGACGCGGTCGGAGATCGTCGGCCTGCGGGACGAGGACCTCTATCCTCCGGAGATGGCGGCGGGGTTCCGCCGGGACGATCACCGGGCGCTGGAGGGGGGCGGCCCCATCCACATCGACGAAGTCCACCACTACCCCGATGGCCGGGTGCTCCACGTGGACACCCTCAAGTCCCCGGTGCGGGATGCGAACGGCAAGGTGCTGGGCGTGCTGGCCGTGGGCCGGGACGTGACGGAGGCCCGCAACCTGCGGGACGAACTGGCCCGCCTCAGCCGGGAGCAGCAGGCCATCCTCGATTCGGCCAGCGTGGGCATCACCCACGTGAAGGACCGCCACTTCGTGTGGACCAACCGCCGCATGGCGGGCCTGGTGGGCTGGTCTTCCGAAGAGCTGGAGGGCAGCTCCGTGCGGCGGGTGTATCCCGACGAGGCCGCCTACGAGGCCCTCCGGGCCCAGGCCTACCCGGTCATCCTGGCCGGCGGCGTCCACAAGGCCGAGGTGGCGATGGTCCGCAAGGACGGCACGCCCATCTGGGTCTGGCTGTGCGGCTCCCTCGTCGATCCCCAGGACCCCGCCCGCGGCAGCATCTGGACCTGGGAGGACATCACGGAGCGGAAGGCCACCGAGCACAAGCTCTCCCTGAGCGAGGCCCGCCACCGCATGCTCTTCGACGAGTCCCCCGACGCCTACCTCCTCATGACGGGGGGCCGCTACACCGCCTGCAATCCCTCGGCCCTGTCCCTGCTGGGGGTGGACCGGGCGTCCCTCCTGGGGCATTCCCCGGTGGATTTCTCGCCGGAGGTCCAGCCGGATGGCACCCCCAGCGTGGACCTGGCGCGCCGCCACCTGCGCCGGGCATCGGAGGTGGGGGTGATCCGCTTCGACTGGACCCATGTCCGGCCCGACGGCACCTCCTTCATCGCCACCATCGCCCTGTCGCGCTTGCCCGTCCCCGAGGGCAACACCTTCCTGGTGAGCATGCGGGACGAGACCCCCCGCATCCAGGCCGAACGCCGGCTCACCTACGCCATGGAGGCCACGGGGGAGGGCATCTGGGACTGGGAGATCCGCAGCGGCCGCGTGACGCACAACGTGCGCTGGTGCCGGATCCTGGGCCTGGACGAGCGCTTCCTGGAGCACCCCTTCGACACCTTCTCCGCCTGGATCTTCCCCGACGACCTGCCCGCGCTGCAGGACCGAATCCAGGCGAGCCTGGACACGGGGGCGCCCTACCTGAGCCGGCACCGCCTCCGCCGCACCGATGGCGAGACGGTCTGGGTGCTGGACCGGGGGCAGGTGGTGGAGCGGGATGCCGCCGGCGCGCCCCTGCGCATGGTGGGCAGCATCGCGGAGATCACGGACCTCATGAACGCGGAACTGGCCCAGCGCCGCGCCCTGGAGGAAGCCGGCCGCCTGAACAGCCTGCTCCAGGAGGAGACCCAGCGCGCCAACGCCGCCAGCGTCGCCAAGTCGGAATTCCTCGCCAACATGAGCCACGAGATCCGGACCCCCCTCCACGGCGTGCTGGGCATGGCCGAGCTCCTGGCCGGAACCTCCCTCTCCCCGGAGCAGCAGGATTACGTCCTGGCCATCAACCGCTCCGGCGAGGCCCTCCTGGACCTGCTCAACGACCTCCTCGATTTCTCCAAGATCGAGGCGGGTCAGCTTTCCCTGGCCAGTCTGCCCTTCGACCTGGAGGAACTGGTCTTCGAGGTGGCGGAGCTGTTCCGCGCCCGGCTCCGCAACCGGCGGGTGGAGGTCCTGGTCGACTACGATCCCGCCACCCCGGCCCGGGTGGTGGGGGACGCGGGACGCGTCCGCCAGGTGCTCAACAACCTGGTGAGCAACGCCATCAAGTTCACGGAGGAGGGCCACGTCTTCATCGGCGTCGAGCGGGATCCGGACGGCCCCTTCCGCCTCACCGTGCAGGACACGGGGATCGGCATCCCCGAGGAAAAGCAGGGGCGCCTCTTCCAGCCCTTCGTGCAGGCGGAGTCCTCCACGGCCCGCCGCTTCGGCGGCACCGGCCTCGGCCTCGTGCTGGTCAAGCGCATCCTGGCCTCCATGGGCGGCTCGGTCCGCCTGGAGAGCCGGCCCGGCCTCGGCACCACCCTGTTCGTGGAACTCCCCCTCCAGGCCGATCCCGCCGCGCCCCCCGAACCCCGCATGCCGGAAGACCTGGCCGGGAAGCGGATCCTCATCCTGGATGACAACCCCCTGGACCAGAAGCTGCTGGCCCGGCAGCTGGAGGCCGCCGGAGCCGAACCGGCCTGCGCCGCCTCGGCCCCGGAGGCCCGGGCCCTGCTGGCGGAGGCCCTCGCGCAGGGGACCCCCTTCGACGCCGTCACCGTGGACTTCCACCTCCAGGGCCGGGAGGACGGCAGCGCCTTCGCCCAGGCCCTCCGGGAGGATCCCCGGTTCTCGCCCCTGGCCCTTGCCCTGCTCACCGGCACCGCCGTGGGGGACGGCTCGGTGCGCAGGGCGGGTCCCTGGTTCGACGCCTACCTGTTCAAGCCCATCAACCGGAAGAGCCTCGTCCATGCCCTCCGGGCCGCCCTGGGCCGCGAGCCGGGCCGCCCCGAGGTGGTGCGGCAGTCCCTCCCCGACCCGATCCGGCGCGGGGCTGAGCGGCCCGTTCAGCGCCTGACCGGACGGGTTCTCCTGGCGGAAGACCATGAGGTCAACCAGGCCATCGCCCGCAAGTTCCTGGAGGAGGCGGGCCTGGAGGTGACGGTCGCCCGGGATGGCCTGGAGGCCCTGGCCGCGGCGGAGCGGACGGGCTTCGATCTGGTCCTGATGGATTGCCAGATGCCCGAAATGGACGGGTTCCAGGCCACCCGCCTCCTCCGGGAGCAGGAGGCCCTCACCGGCCGGCGCGTGCCCGTCGTCGCCATGACCGCCAACGCCATGGCCGGGGACCGGGCCCGCTGCCTCGACGCGGGCATGGACGACTACCTCACCAAGCCCATCACCCGGGAGGCCATGCTCACGGCCGTGGGCCGCTGGCTGAAGGGGGAGGCCCCGACTCCGGTGCCCGACGCCGCGGGGAGCTTCCCGGCCCCCGACCCCGGCCTCGCCCTGGACGCGGTGCTCTTCGACAAGGTCTGGCAGGTGTTCGGCCGCGACGCGGTGGCGTTCCGCGAGGCCATCGTGGATCCCTTCCTGGGGCGCGGCATCGCCCTGGTGGAGGATCTCCGGCGGGCCGCCTCGGAGGGCGACGGCCGAGGCCTCGCCTTCGCCGCCCACGCCCTCAAGGGCTCGGCCCGCACCATCGGCCTCACCGCCCTCGGCACCGCCTGCGAGCGCCTGGAGGCGGCCGCCGAGGCCGGGGACCCGCTCCCGGTCCCCGGCCTCGCCGACGCCGCCACGGAGGCCTTCAAGGCCGCCCGGGCCTTCCTCGAGTCCCTGGGCGGCGTGGAGGAGCCCCGCTGA
- a CDS encoding GntR family transcriptional regulator translates to MLDPESRLPLYHQVETRLREDIQAGRLRVGEAIPPERELIAQFGVSRITIRQALANLAAEGLLIRRQGRGTFVAGTRDRAFTESLANLTGHLEELQLRGLDPEVKILALARRALPADAAAALARPEGEEAGFVRRLVWVGHAPLMLSEIWLPASLGVELTPDQAAAEGMAPLLTRLGQPPRFGRQRIGAEPAAPEPGRLLEVRPGDPVLRVTRVLYGEGERPLAYLRTLYRADRYEYAIELRRLNGRH, encoded by the coding sequence ATGCTCGATCCGGAAAGCCGCCTGCCCCTCTACCACCAGGTGGAGACGCGCCTGCGGGAGGACATCCAGGCCGGGCGGCTGCGGGTGGGGGAGGCCATCCCCCCCGAGCGGGAGCTCATCGCCCAGTTCGGGGTCAGCCGCATCACCATCCGGCAGGCGCTCGCCAACCTGGCGGCCGAGGGGCTGCTGATCCGGCGCCAGGGGCGCGGCACCTTCGTGGCCGGCACCCGCGACCGGGCGTTCACGGAGTCCCTGGCGAACCTCACCGGCCATCTGGAGGAGCTGCAGCTCCGGGGCCTGGATCCGGAGGTGAAGATCCTGGCCCTCGCGCGCCGGGCCCTGCCCGCGGACGCGGCCGCTGCGCTGGCCCGCCCGGAGGGGGAGGAGGCCGGCTTCGTCCGGCGCCTGGTGTGGGTGGGGCACGCGCCGCTCATGCTGTCCGAAATCTGGCTGCCCGCCTCCCTGGGGGTGGAGCTCACGCCGGACCAGGCGGCCGCGGAGGGCATGGCGCCCCTCCTCACCCGCCTGGGCCAGCCGCCCCGCTTCGGGCGCCAGCGCATCGGCGCGGAGCCCGCGGCGCCGGAGCCGGGCCGCCTGCTGGAGGTGCGCCCCGGGGACCCGGTCCTGCGCGTGACCCGCGTGCTCTACGGGGAGGGGGAGCGGCCCCTGGCCTACCTGCGCACCCTGTACCGCGCGGACCGCTACGAGTACGCCATCGAACTTCGCCGGTTGAACGGGAGGCACTGA
- a CDS encoding GGDEF domain-containing protein, giving the protein MVPSPPAAADDAEIRFLTFRDFAIRLGYFTTFVPPALALFFGHLQRDLGRRPILGLAGSTLAGLLYPVAIQIGLSRRVLPWLLFGTVSAMNVAVIWALPGLPGGVRANLWLLVFPGLISALLSMPFTLRQTALEVAGSLAVPLIARATYAQAFPLLDYYAILVPILVIFAYFKVLLNRLFHQARAQVQEIQALAVHDPLTGLDNRRAFMDTGRRLLGLAARNGHPLGLIMLDIDHFKRINDQFGHAAGDRVLCEAAQRMTQALRTTDLVARIGGEEFAMLLPDASPAALAAAAERVRQAFADAPMRLDAEALLPVTASLGTAQLTVGDTLDALLSRADQALYAAKGAGRNRVAAG; this is encoded by the coding sequence ATGGTGCCGTCCCCCCCCGCCGCCGCGGATGATGCCGAAATCCGATTCCTGACGTTCCGGGACTTCGCCATCCGCCTGGGCTACTTCACCACCTTCGTCCCCCCCGCCCTGGCCCTGTTCTTCGGGCACCTCCAGCGGGACCTCGGCCGGCGGCCGATCCTGGGGCTCGCCGGCTCCACCCTGGCCGGCCTCCTCTACCCCGTGGCCATCCAGATCGGCTTGAGCCGCCGCGTCCTGCCCTGGCTGCTCTTCGGCACGGTCTCCGCCATGAACGTGGCCGTCATCTGGGCCCTTCCGGGCCTGCCGGGCGGCGTCCGGGCCAACCTGTGGCTCCTGGTCTTCCCCGGCCTGATCAGCGCGCTCCTCAGCATGCCCTTCACCCTGCGCCAGACGGCCCTGGAAGTGGCCGGCTCCCTCGCGGTGCCCCTGATCGCCCGGGCCACCTATGCCCAGGCGTTCCCCCTGCTCGACTACTACGCCATCCTGGTCCCCATCCTCGTCATCTTCGCCTACTTCAAGGTCCTCCTGAACCGGCTCTTCCACCAGGCCCGGGCCCAGGTCCAGGAGATCCAGGCCCTGGCCGTCCACGATCCGCTCACGGGGCTGGACAACCGTCGCGCCTTCATGGACACCGGGCGCCGGCTGCTCGGGCTCGCCGCCCGGAACGGGCACCCCCTCGGCCTCATCATGCTGGACATCGACCACTTCAAACGCATCAACGACCAGTTCGGCCACGCCGCCGGGGACCGGGTCCTCTGCGAAGCGGCCCAACGCATGACCCAGGCCCTCCGGACGACGGACCTGGTGGCCCGCATCGGCGGGGAGGAATTCGCGATGCTCCTGCCCGATGCCTCCCCCGCGGCCCTGGCGGCGGCCGCCGAGCGGGTCCGCCAGGCCTTCGCCGACGCCCCGATGCGCCTCGACGCGGAGGCGCTCCTGCCCGTCACCGCCAGCCTCGGCACCGCCCAGCTCACCGTCGGCGACACCCTGGACGCCCTGCTCTCCCGGGCCGACCAGGCCCTCTACGCGGCCAAGGGCGCCGGGCGGAACCGCGTGGCCGCAGGCTAA
- the asnB gene encoding asparagine synthase B: protein MCGILAILDIDPARSHPAELRRQALAMARKLRHRGPDWSGIRSDGRAILAHERLSIVDVEHGAQPLEDVRTGCLLTVNGEIYNHQELRRGLRDAHLFQTRSDCEVILYLYEEDSPRAFLNRMNGIFAFVLYDPRRDTWLIARDPLGVVPLYLGWDRNENLYAASELKALAGTCERIQEFPPGCYLLGSEREKGFQRYYTPAWAEPGHVPDRPADPTAIREALQAAVHRQLMCDVPYGLLISGGVDSSIIAAVAAQYREARVEEEDRGPSWWPRIHSFAVGLEGAPDLAPARRVAEHIGAIHHEIHFTVQEGLDALSDVIYHLETFDITTVRASTPMFLMMRKIRAMGIKMVLSGEGADEIFGGYLYFHKAPSGAALHEETVRKLSKLHLYDCLRANKSAAAWSVEARVPFLDREFLDVAMAMDPAAKLPRNTASGMEKHLLREAFDGWIPDEVLWRQKEQFSDGVGYRWIDSLKAHAEIEVTDGMMRGAAERFPVKTPLTKEAYLYRQIFESHFPMATAVNCVPFEASVACSTPAALAWDPSFAGRADPSGRAVAGVHRDALG, encoded by the coding sequence ATGTGCGGAATCCTCGCCATCCTCGACATCGACCCGGCCCGGTCCCATCCCGCCGAGCTCCGGCGGCAGGCCCTCGCCATGGCGCGGAAGCTGCGCCACCGGGGGCCCGACTGGAGCGGGATCCGCAGCGACGGGCGCGCCATCCTGGCCCACGAGCGCCTGTCCATCGTGGACGTGGAGCACGGGGCCCAGCCGCTGGAGGATGTGCGGACGGGCTGCCTGTTGACGGTCAACGGTGAGATCTACAACCACCAGGAGCTCCGCCGGGGCCTGCGGGACGCCCACCTGTTCCAGACCCGCTCGGACTGCGAGGTGATCCTGTACCTCTACGAGGAGGATTCGCCGCGCGCCTTCCTCAACCGCATGAACGGGATCTTCGCGTTCGTCCTCTACGATCCCCGCCGGGACACCTGGCTGATCGCCCGTGACCCCCTCGGGGTGGTGCCCCTGTACCTGGGCTGGGACCGGAACGAGAACCTCTACGCCGCCTCCGAGCTCAAGGCGCTGGCCGGCACCTGCGAGCGCATCCAGGAATTCCCGCCGGGGTGCTACCTGCTGGGAAGCGAGCGGGAGAAGGGTTTCCAGCGCTACTACACGCCGGCCTGGGCCGAACCCGGCCACGTGCCGGACCGCCCTGCCGATCCGACGGCCATCCGCGAGGCCCTCCAGGCCGCGGTCCACCGCCAGCTCATGTGCGACGTCCCCTACGGCCTCCTGATCTCGGGCGGGGTGGACTCCTCCATCATCGCGGCGGTGGCGGCCCAGTACCGCGAGGCGCGGGTGGAGGAGGAGGACCGCGGCCCCTCCTGGTGGCCCCGCATCCACTCCTTCGCCGTGGGCCTGGAGGGGGCGCCGGACCTGGCTCCCGCCCGCCGCGTGGCGGAGCACATCGGGGCCATCCACCACGAGATCCACTTCACCGTCCAGGAGGGGCTGGACGCCCTCTCCGACGTGATCTACCACCTGGAGACCTTCGACATCACGACGGTCCGGGCCTCCACGCCCATGTTCCTCATGATGCGGAAGATCCGCGCCATGGGCATCAAGATGGTCCTCTCCGGCGAGGGCGCCGACGAGATCTTCGGGGGCTACCTGTACTTCCACAAGGCGCCCTCGGGGGCGGCCCTCCACGAGGAGACGGTGCGCAAGCTCTCGAAGCTGCACCTCTACGACTGCCTGCGGGCCAACAAGTCCGCGGCGGCCTGGAGCGTGGAGGCCCGGGTGCCCTTCCTGGACCGGGAGTTCCTCGACGTGGCCATGGCCATGGACCCGGCGGCGAAGCTGCCCCGCAACACCGCCAGCGGCATGGAGAAGCACCTGCTGAGGGAGGCCTTCGACGGCTGGATCCCGGACGAGGTGCTCTGGCGCCAGAAGGAGCAGTTCTCGGACGGGGTGGGCTACCGCTGGATCGACAGCCTCAAGGCCCACGCGGAGATCGAGGTCACGGACGGCATGATGCGCGGCGCCGCGGAGCGGTTCCCCGTGAAGACCCCGCTCACCAAGGAGGCCTACCTCTACCGCCAGATCTTCGAGAGCCACTTCCCCATGGCGACGGCCGTCAACTGCGTGCCCTTCGAGGCCAGCGTCGCCTGCAGCACCCCGGCGGCCCTGGCCTGGGATCCCAGCTTCGCGGGACGGGCCGACCCCTCGGGCCGGGCCGTCGCCGGGGTCCACCGGGACGCGCTCGGGTGA
- a CDS encoding sulfite exporter TauE/SafE family protein gives MTMTSLLIFGFSILAGIVGAMLGLGGGIILVPLLTLGFGVPMRTAVAASTVSIIATSTGAAISYLSERLSNVRVAMWLEMGTATGSLTGALVAAYLSPRLLSLLFGGLLAFSAVNMFRTRHHELPHGVKPDAISRRLRLGGVFEDRVAGVSVPYEVTNSLPGLGLMYISGAAAGLLGIGAGVFKVPAMDQVMKLPFKVSTATSNFMIGVTAASGAIVYFVRGDVDPALTAPVVLGVLLGALLGSRFLLRLKSSFVKKLFVPVVAYTAFIMIYKGLR, from the coding sequence CTGACCATGACGAGCCTGCTCATCTTCGGGTTCTCGATCCTCGCCGGGATCGTGGGCGCCATGCTCGGTCTGGGGGGCGGCATCATCCTCGTGCCCCTGCTCACCCTCGGCTTCGGGGTGCCCATGCGGACCGCCGTGGCCGCCTCGACGGTCTCCATCATCGCCACGTCGACGGGGGCGGCGATCTCGTACCTGTCCGAACGGCTTTCCAACGTGCGGGTGGCCATGTGGCTGGAGATGGGCACGGCCACGGGCTCCCTCACCGGCGCGCTGGTGGCGGCCTACCTCAGCCCCCGCCTCCTGTCGCTGCTCTTCGGGGGGCTGCTGGCCTTCTCCGCCGTCAACATGTTCCGGACCCGGCACCACGAGCTCCCCCACGGCGTGAAGCCGGACGCCATCTCCCGGCGCCTTCGCCTGGGCGGGGTCTTCGAGGACCGGGTGGCCGGGGTCTCCGTGCCCTACGAAGTGACCAACAGCCTGCCGGGTCTCGGCCTGATGTACATCTCCGGCGCGGCCGCGGGCCTCCTGGGCATCGGGGCCGGGGTCTTCAAGGTGCCGGCCATGGACCAGGTGATGAAGCTGCCCTTCAAGGTGTCCACCGCCACCTCCAATTTCATGATCGGGGTGACGGCGGCCTCCGGGGCGATCGTCTATTTCGTGCGGGGGGACGTGGATCCGGCCCTGACCGCGCCCGTGGTCCTGGGTGTGCTCCTCGGGGCGCTCCTGGGCTCCCGCTTCCTCCTCCGGCTCAAGAGCTCCTTCGTCAAGAAGCTCTTCGTGCCCGTGGTGGCCTACACCGCCTTCATCATGATCTACAAGGGACTGCGATGA
- a CDS encoding carbohydrate porin → MRRTFLRRALPRAFAGLLALSLPTPRLRAADDPGATLFVHGQTTYVLQGHGAFPSPYAGPASFASRREVAGSFSATLCLGWRPWTGGEVVVTPELLGGKGDSRVQGLAGAPNGEIYRVSDPKVAPNLSRVFLRQTWALPGAGAREAEGGPLAFGGSRHSRRLTLTAGKMAMNDLFDLNGWAGDPRTAFLNWSFMDTAAWDYPADTRGYSWGLVAEVAWEAWSVRLGSFLEPRAANQMAFDHQVSRAHGDVLEVGREHRWGDLPGRVAVLVFANHARMGVYRDALALTPPAVDATRAPGRTKSGAGLNVEQDLAEGTGVFLRAGWNDGRTESWAFTEADRSLAAGLSAAGKAWHRPQDRLGVAFAANGLSRDHAAYLAQGGQGFLLGDGRLAEGAERILEAFYAVALAPGITVTGDAQRLWNPGMNRARGPVQVFALRVHGAF, encoded by the coding sequence ATGCGCCGAACCTTCCTCCGCCGGGCCCTGCCCCGGGCCTTCGCGGGCCTCCTGGCCCTGAGCCTTCCCACGCCCCGCCTCCGGGCCGCCGACGATCCCGGGGCGACCCTGTTCGTGCACGGGCAGACCACGTACGTCCTCCAGGGCCACGGGGCCTTCCCGTCCCCCTACGCGGGGCCCGCCAGCTTCGCCAGCCGGCGGGAGGTCGCGGGCAGCTTCAGCGCGACCCTCTGCCTGGGCTGGCGGCCCTGGACGGGGGGCGAGGTCGTCGTCACCCCGGAGCTGCTGGGGGGCAAGGGCGACAGCCGCGTGCAGGGCCTGGCCGGCGCCCCCAACGGCGAGATCTACCGGGTCAGCGATCCCAAGGTCGCGCCCAACCTGTCGCGGGTGTTCCTGCGCCAGACGTGGGCCCTGCCGGGGGCCGGGGCGCGGGAGGCGGAGGGGGGGCCGCTGGCCTTCGGCGGTTCGCGGCACTCCCGGCGCCTGACGCTCACGGCCGGCAAGATGGCCATGAACGATCTCTTCGACCTCAACGGCTGGGCCGGGGATCCCCGCACGGCCTTCCTGAACTGGTCCTTCATGGACACCGCCGCCTGGGACTACCCGGCGGACACCCGGGGCTACAGCTGGGGTCTCGTGGCCGAGGTGGCCTGGGAGGCCTGGTCGGTCCGGCTGGGCAGCTTCCTGGAGCCGCGGGCGGCGAACCAGATGGCCTTCGATCATCAGGTGTCCCGGGCCCACGGCGATGTCCTGGAAGTGGGGCGGGAGCACCGGTGGGGGGACCTGCCGGGGCGGGTGGCCGTGCTGGTGTTCGCCAACCACGCGCGCATGGGGGTGTACCGGGACGCCTTGGCCCTGACGCCTCCGGCGGTGGACGCCACCCGGGCTCCCGGGCGCACCAAGTCCGGCGCCGGCCTGAATGTGGAGCAGGATCTGGCGGAGGGGACCGGCGTCTTCCTGCGGGCCGGCTGGAACGACGGCCGGACCGAGAGCTGGGCCTTCACGGAGGCGGACCGGTCCCTGGCGGCGGGCCTTTCGGCGGCCGGGAAAGCCTGGCACCGCCCCCAGGACCGGTTGGGGGTCGCCTTCGCCGCCAACGGCCTGAGCCGGGACCACGCGGCCTACCTGGCCCAGGGCGGCCAGGGCTTCCTGCTGGGCGACGGCCGCCTGGCAGAGGGCGCCGAGCGGATCCTGGAGGCCTTCTACGCCGTGGCCCTGGCCCCCGGGATCACCGTGACCGGGGATGCGCAGCGCCTCTGGAACCCCGGCATGAACCGCGCGCGGGGGCCGGTCCAGGTGTTCGCGCTGCGGGTGCACGGCGCGTTCTGA